From Natrinema amylolyticum, the proteins below share one genomic window:
- the purS gene encoding phosphoribosylformylglycinamidine synthase subunit PurS yields MTAYTATVTVRLKRGVLDPEAETTKQALERLGFELEDLRSADRFEVDLEADGADDARERADEMAERLLANPTIHDYDVEVAER; encoded by the coding sequence ATGACCGCCTACACCGCGACGGTGACGGTTCGACTCAAACGGGGCGTGTTGGACCCCGAGGCCGAGACCACGAAGCAAGCCCTCGAGCGACTGGGCTTCGAACTCGAGGACCTGCGGTCGGCCGACCGCTTCGAGGTCGACCTCGAGGCCGACGGCGCGGACGACGCGCGCGAGCGCGCAGACGAGATGGCCGAACGGCTGCTGGCGAACCCGACCATCCACGATTACGACGTGGAGGTCGCCGAACGGTAG
- a CDS encoding formyltetrahydrofolate deformylase — protein MTTDVTEITVIGDDDTGLVANVTSLLFERGVNIEDLDQAVRDGVFRMYLAVDTSEMVCTEETLREDLHELGDDLGLDVQVRFPADRETQQIAVLVTKESHCLEALFEAWANDELGADIGVVIGNHDDLQPLADHYDVPFHDIGDEGGQQNEDELLELLAEYDVDLIVLARYMRILSPNVVFRYEDRIINVHPSLLPAFPGAEAYRQAVEEGVRVAGVTAHYVTTDLDQGPIITQRAFDVPDDADLAEMKRRGQPLEADALLEAVQLHLNGDVSVHRGRTSVRENGTQYQLGLPDEIEEFTPDRPVDGIGSAVADDS, from the coding sequence ATGACGACCGACGTAACCGAAATCACGGTGATCGGGGACGACGACACCGGACTGGTCGCGAACGTGACCAGCCTCCTGTTCGAGCGCGGGGTCAACATCGAGGACCTCGATCAGGCGGTCCGCGACGGCGTCTTCCGGATGTATCTCGCCGTCGATACCTCCGAGATGGTCTGTACGGAGGAAACGCTCCGCGAGGACCTCCACGAACTCGGCGACGACCTCGGATTAGACGTTCAGGTCCGGTTCCCCGCCGACCGCGAAACGCAGCAGATCGCCGTCCTCGTCACGAAGGAGAGCCACTGTCTCGAGGCCCTGTTCGAGGCGTGGGCCAACGACGAACTCGGCGCGGACATCGGGGTCGTCATCGGGAACCACGACGACCTCCAGCCGCTGGCCGACCACTACGACGTGCCCTTCCACGATATCGGCGACGAGGGCGGGCAGCAAAACGAGGACGAACTGCTCGAACTCCTCGCGGAGTACGACGTCGACCTGATCGTCCTCGCGCGATACATGCGCATCCTCAGCCCTAATGTCGTCTTCCGCTACGAGGACCGCATCATCAACGTCCACCCGTCCCTGCTGCCGGCGTTCCCCGGCGCGGAGGCCTACCGACAGGCCGTCGAGGAGGGCGTTCGCGTCGCGGGCGTCACAGCCCACTACGTCACGACCGATCTCGATCAGGGGCCGATCATCACCCAGCGCGCGTTCGACGTCCCCGACGACGCCGACCTCGCGGAGATGAAACGCCGCGGCCAGCCCCTGGAGGCCGACGCCCTGCTCGAGGCCGTCCAGCTTCACTTGAACGGCGACGTCTCGGTCCACCGCGGTCGGACGTCGGTCCGAGAGAACGGCACGCAGTACCAGCTCGGACTGCCCGACGAGATCGAGGAGTTCACGCCGGACCGACCGGTCGACGGGATCGGCAGCGCGGTCGCCGACGATTCGTAA
- the purQ gene encoding phosphoribosylformylglycinamidine synthase I, translating into MTVSIIRFGGSNCDRDAERALAHLDIDAEIVWHEDGLPEDTTGVILPGGFSYGDYLRAGAMAARSPIMAEVREAAADGVPVLGVCNGAQIGCESGLTEGAFTTNESARFQCEHVYLRVERTDTPWTAAYEEGEVIEVPIAHGEGRYEIDDDQLAELEDEGRVLFRYCDESGEPTPEANPNGSKHSVAGVLGERASVAVLMPHPERATLPDIGPTDGQGVLRGFESAANGA; encoded by the coding sequence GTGACGGTTTCGATCATCCGCTTCGGCGGCTCGAACTGCGACCGTGACGCCGAACGCGCGCTGGCACACCTGGACATCGACGCCGAGATCGTCTGGCACGAGGACGGCCTCCCCGAGGACACGACGGGGGTCATCCTCCCTGGCGGGTTCTCCTACGGCGACTATCTCCGCGCGGGAGCGATGGCGGCCCGCTCGCCGATCATGGCCGAGGTCCGCGAGGCCGCCGCCGACGGCGTTCCCGTCCTCGGCGTCTGTAACGGGGCCCAGATCGGCTGCGAGTCCGGGCTGACCGAGGGCGCGTTCACGACCAACGAGAGTGCGCGCTTCCAGTGCGAACACGTCTATCTACGCGTCGAGCGCACGGACACGCCCTGGACCGCCGCCTACGAGGAGGGCGAGGTCATCGAAGTCCCCATCGCCCACGGCGAGGGGCGCTACGAGATCGACGACGACCAACTCGCCGAACTCGAGGACGAGGGTCGAGTCCTCTTTCGCTACTGCGATGAGAGCGGCGAACCGACTCCCGAGGCGAACCCGAACGGGTCCAAACACAGCGTCGCCGGCGTCCTCGGCGAGCGCGCGTCCGTCGCGGTGTTGATGCCCCACCCCGAACGCGCGACGCTGCCCGATATCGGCCCAACCGACGGACAGGGCGTTTTGCGCGGGTTCGAATCGGCAGCAAACGGCGCATAG